In Horticoccus luteus, the following proteins share a genomic window:
- a CDS encoding arylesterase: MIALRFCLLLGLAATLRAAAPAPKTIVFFGDSLTAGYGLDAPEREAFPALIQQRIAAAHLPYRVVNAGVSGETTAGGLRRIDWVLRQPVDVFVLALGGNDGLRGIDPAVTRANLQAIIDHVRAKAPAAPIVLAGMQMPASMGERFTTRFRSLFPDLAEKNHLTLVPFLLEGVGAVPALNQADMIHPNAAGHRLLADNVWRVLEPLLR, translated from the coding sequence ATGATCGCTCTCCGGTTTTGCCTCCTCCTCGGACTCGCCGCCACCTTGCGCGCCGCCGCCCCCGCGCCGAAAACGATCGTCTTCTTCGGCGATAGTCTCACCGCCGGTTACGGTCTCGACGCCCCCGAACGCGAGGCGTTCCCCGCGCTCATCCAACAACGCATCGCAGCCGCCCACCTGCCCTACCGCGTCGTCAACGCCGGCGTCAGCGGCGAAACCACCGCCGGCGGCCTTCGCCGCATCGACTGGGTTTTGCGGCAACCCGTCGATGTGTTCGTCCTCGCGCTCGGCGGCAACGACGGCCTGCGCGGCATCGATCCTGCCGTCACCCGCGCCAACCTCCAGGCGATCATCGATCACGTGCGCGCCAAAGCCCCCGCCGCCCCCATCGTCCTCGCCGGCATGCAAATGCCCGCCAGCATGGGCGAGCGCTTCACCACCCGCTTTCGCTCGCTCTTTCCCGATCTCGCCGAGAAAAACCACCTCACGCTCGTCCCCTTTCTGCTCGAAGGCGTCGGTGCCGTGCCCGCGCTGAACCAAGCCGACATGATTCACCCCAACGCTGCCGGCCACCGCCTCCTCGCCGACAACGTCTGGCGCGTGCTCGAACCCTTGCTCCGCTAG
- a CDS encoding ABC transporter ATP-binding protein, which yields MSAQPILKVQRLTKTYRTAAGPLTVLHEVSFELEAGASLAVVGPSGSGKTTLLGLCAGLDGATTGSVALAGEALEPLNEDGRARVRNEHVGFVFQNFQLIPTLTARENVLVPLELRGEGGREAEAQALLTRVGLGERGDHYPVQLSGGEQQRVALARAFINRPKILFCDEPTGNLDAETAHAMVELIFGLNRERGTTLVLVTHDPELAKLCGRVLRLRGGAVVA from the coding sequence ATGAGTGCGCAACCGATCCTGAAAGTCCAGCGGCTGACGAAGACGTATCGCACGGCCGCGGGGCCGTTGACGGTGTTGCATGAGGTCTCGTTTGAGTTGGAAGCGGGCGCGAGTCTCGCCGTGGTCGGCCCGAGCGGCAGCGGAAAGACCACGCTGCTGGGGTTGTGCGCGGGACTCGATGGCGCTACGACCGGGAGCGTGGCACTCGCAGGCGAGGCGCTGGAGCCATTGAACGAGGACGGACGGGCGCGGGTGCGGAATGAGCATGTGGGTTTCGTGTTTCAGAATTTCCAACTGATCCCGACGCTGACGGCGCGGGAAAATGTGCTCGTGCCGCTCGAGTTGCGCGGAGAAGGAGGGCGCGAGGCGGAGGCGCAGGCGTTGCTGACGCGCGTGGGTCTCGGGGAGCGCGGGGATCATTATCCGGTGCAGCTTTCGGGCGGGGAACAGCAGCGGGTGGCGCTGGCGCGGGCGTTCATCAACCGGCCGAAGATTCTGTTTTGCGATGAGCCGACGGGCAACCTCGATGCGGAGACGGCGCACGCGATGGTGGAGCTGATTTTTGGACTCAACCGCGAGCGGGGCACGACGCTGGTGCTGGTGACGCACGATCCCGAGCTGGCGAAATTATGCGGTCGCGTGCTGCGGTTGCGCGGCGGCGCGGTGGTGGCATGA